The nucleotide window CGTGGCAAGGGATGGGGTACAAGTGGTATATAAGGCACAAGCATCAGGCCTTTTGTTGCCTTACTCTTACTACACAGGATTATCAGGCATTTCTCTTCATCATTGCATTGGGTTTCAGGCCGTCCACCCTCCAGCCACCCTTGAATAGAACACACACGCACGGCCATCGGTCATCTCCTTGGTTGATGGATATGGTTATGGATATGCAGGGATGGATGGTGTATGCTAGGCCTTTGGGATCGAGCGCGACGAAACCCCGTGCAAGAGCTTTATGAATCCCAGGAAGCTCAGCTTCCCGTCAGCGTGTCTGATCCAGTCTTGGAGGACAACGTGAAGAGGCACTGATGGGCCAAGTCCGAGCTCCTGGCAAACCAGAGATATGAACATGAGCGATGTTCAGTAACATCTAATATCATGCCATGCATGGCCACCAATTCTCTGAACAGATGGAATCATACCGATGCAAGTTCTTCGATCACAATAGGCCGGTTTCCTTCCTTGTCAAACAGCTCATACGCGCGCCTCGCGTGCTGTTCCCAGGTCTCCAAGGCTTCCATCTGGTAAACACTGATGGCAGAAGCAGCAAACTCTTCAAAATCCAATTTTCTGTACTGAAGAGTGCACACCTGGTAATGTGACAAGCAGGGTAAGTGGTTTAGGTTATCTCATATACCAACACTAAAGCAAATACTAGAGGGTAGTCCAGGGTGGCTTACGGTGTTGACAAAATCAACAACCCTAGAGTCCTTCATTGCATCTGTGGAGTTCTTCACTAGAGCCTGAATGTTCCATTTACCTTTCAGCAATTACATggtgaaagagaaaaaaaaaaataGTGAACTACAAAAGATAAAATGAATTACTAACCGATTTCAGATTTTGCAATGAGATATAACCATTCTTGTTTGGGCCCAGCAATTCAAACTGCTCCCTTACATAAAAGAGTTGGTTCGTCGTCAGCGTCTTGGCTAGGGCCTGCAAAATTCACAGAAATAATTAGCAGTATACAATTTACTAAGCTGTGTATCCATAAGCTCAAAAAAATAAGCTCAAGGTATGCAAAGGGAACATTCATCTACAGACCAAAAAAGAATCCTAGTTCCTAGACATACTTTCTAAAGTTTGATTATATGCATACCCTCAAAGCAGACTTCCGCAGTGAAGACGAACTGATGTAAGCTCTCATTATCTTATAGATTATCATATCCAAAGGAACTTTCACTTGTTGAGCATTACGGATCCATGGATGACCTGCAGTTATCATTTATTTGAGCAAAGCGTTAAGCATCTTCACAGCAGGATAGCAGCGTGcaacaatgcaatgcaaagctAATCTTGCACTTACTGAGAGCTTGTGCGGCCGTCATTCTCTTGCGGTAATCCTTATTTAGAAGCCTTTTTACAAAATCTTTAGCTTCAGCTGTGAGAGTGGGCCATGGGGCCTCATCAAAACTCGGTTCCGCCTTCAAGACAGCTCGAAAGATTCCTGACTCCGTGCGTGCCCAGAAAGGCCGACTCCCGCATAGTAAGATGTAGGCAATTACTCCAATGCTCCACATATCTGCCTCAGTGCCATAAGATCTGTGGAGCACCTCTGGAGCAACATAGTATGCACTTCCAACAATGTCGTTTAGTCTTTCATCTGCAGAACATAATGATGGCATTATGACCCACTGCAGTTATTTAATCTGGCAGGGATAAATAGTACACATGTATCCTCATGTAACTAAATAAGACCAACCTGGCTTCACAAAGTCAGACAAGCCAAAATCTATGACCTTCAAGGGAGAGTTTTCTTCCTTTGAAGAGAAAAGGAAATTCTGAAAAAGGGATGAACAAATACATAAATCACCATACATGAGAGAGAAAGAACTGCATTGACTAAGCAATATTAGTATTATGGAAAGAATAAGAAATATACAGGAAAAACATCATAATAATTATGGTATCCAGTGGCAGTTTACGTTCAGTACCAGTGTAGCATAAATAAAATTCCAGGTTAATGATAAGAATATCGCAACAAGTTGTCAAAGTTTCCTAGCAACATACCTCTGGTTTCAGATCACGATGAACAACACCTTGAAGATGGCAAAATGATACAACACTCAAAATTTGTACCATAACGACCTTTGCATCCTCTTCAGAGTACTTTCCACCTCTGCAAGGAAAGAAAATTCAAATCATAACCCTAGCAGAATAAATCCTTAGAGTTGTTGAAAATTATTTCAATGTTGACTCTATAGGTACCTAGCCAATATCTTgtccagcagttcacctcctttACATAATCTGAAACATAAGGAAACAGCTGACTTAGGTTCAAGATGATCAAGTAACCAGAATTGCATGTGTGCATAGTAATATTAACCGGCATGATGACAGTGGGCCAAAATGACTGGTCTGTGACCCAACAATCCATCAAGAGGATCTACATCTATGGAAAATGTCTCTGAAGTCTAAACCTACCAATATATACAAGAACGAGAGCTTCGACTAATGAACACAATAACAAGTGAGTACAGAAAAAAGCATTCGGTTTTAAAAAAAGGGTGCAAACTTACTCCATAACTATATACACGTTATCTTCATCCTCGAAAGCATCGTAGAACTGCACTAGGTTACTGTGGCCTGTCAAAGAACTCAATATTCTCACTTCTCTTCTCACATCTTCAATGGCAATAGCTGTTGTCATCTGACAGAAAATTTATTGAGTGAGAATGTTGAAATTCTTGAGCTTAAATATGGGATCACACAATTGCGGAAAACAATTAATGGTAAACAGACAACCCAACCATGAAGATAACCTACACATAAAGTACATAGGAGATAATCATTTTGATGTGATTACGCAAATGAATTAGCAGTTGGAGAATGCAACTAACAGTCTAAGAGACAAGAGAGAAAAATATTCCTCTTCAATGATGATAGCAACATGTGTCAACCGAAAAACAAGACTTGGCTTACATATGCAGATCTCAAAGCACAAATAATGGTCTCAAGCAACCTATCCAACAACCAATACTGTTCAGCTCAATATTACTACAACTGTGCACTGCACAGATAATAAGTGATCAATTATAGATACCACGAACTAATAAAATGCCTCATGCTGGCATCAATCCTGGAAGACACCAAATAACCAAAAAGAATAAATCAAAGTGCAAACCATTCAAAATCCCTAAAGAAAAAAAAGTGATCTTATCAGTGTCGTTCGACTTCACTTGCTTCCCATATCAATGATTTTGTTGCACTCATTTTCTACAAAGAATGAAACAAAAACCGGTGTTGCTGCCATCCTATGACTGACAAACAACACGAGAACATGGAATGTGAGTAGCTGTGTGTGGGGCATTACAGCATTACATATGCAGCAGGAGGACTGCCAGCTTTGCTCATAAAAGCACCGGTCTGGCCGGGGATACTGAACCTCTACAGGGTCTTAATTGAATGACCCCTCGTATAATTGCAGGGAGGCGCATAATGAGTGAACTCTTCAAGGGGAATTAAAGCATCGAGCTGTGATTCAACAGCTCTGCTCCCTTTTGACCTACAGATCTATCCAAGGGGATCATGTGCTTCTTCCACCTGTGGATGCAACATGAGGGAAGATTGGAAGAAGATGGTTGGTCACGGTAGGAGGAGGGAAGATggcaggtctcggcaggaggcaGCTGATGGCGCCATGAGCATAACATGAAGACAATCAATGCAGGAAGCAAGTCCACATCCAGATGGAGGAGGCTCGTCCCCTGTGATGGAGCTACACATGAATGTCATACCGGGCGACGAGGTCACCCTGCCACCAGCTATCACGAGCACCCCGGGAGCTATTAGAAACCGAAGGGTTCGTAAAGTTGCCTCCTTTCCATTAATCAGTTACTAAGCGTGCTTAACCCAGCTTGATTAGTAACGTTCTACCAAATTTGTGACGGCACATATCCATCCAGCTTTGATCAAGTCCCTAATTCTACTGCTTGAAGCAGCAGCGTGACGAAACCGAACTAGGATCCAAGACCATAAGCATGGAGGTGAAAAAATACAGAATCCAAATGCTGAGTCTTGGTCAACACTTAGAGAACTGCACACGAATTAAAAAGTCTGGATCTTGACGACAAAACTGAGCATAGCAGCATGGTGTAGACATGCTGGAATCCAACCACGCAGGAATCTGACAAAAAATTGTTCAAACATGCAAAATGCAACTGGACGGGGACAACAACAAAGAATGTAATGTGCAGAGACGTTCTTCAATGACCAAATGATACAAACAGCTCGAGAACGGGACATGACAATGGGCAATGGCATGAACCATGAAGATGAGTGCGTGCGTGTGTGTCGAACCTTGGCCTTGGGGATGACCTTGACGGCGACGTCCTGGCCCTTGTGCTCGCCCTTCTTGGCCTTGGCGGAGCACGTGTAGCCGAAGTGGCCGCGGCCGACCTCCTCGCCGAGGTCGTACTTGGCGAAGAAGTGTTTTGAGAAGCCGAAGCTCTTGTCCAGGCCGAGCTCCGGCTCGCCGCCCTCGGGGATGGACGCCTCGTTGGGCTTGACCGAGCCGTGCCGCCGCGCAAGGAGAGCGCGGATGTGCTTGGCGGGCGACGGCGGTGGGAACGGGCGCTTGAACCCGCCGCGCGCCGGCGTGGACGCGACGCTCGAGTTCGCCGGCGAGCCCTTGTAGCTGGACGGCGGGAGCGGGCTGGGCAGGTAGAACGGGAACTTGGGCTGCTTCGGCGTGCCTGGCTTCGCCAcgggcgccgccgccgacggcgaggtcgccCCGTCCCCGCCGTCGCCCGCGCCGGAGGCTACGTGGGGATCCTCCTCCGCCTCGGCCTCCGGGATTTGCGTCGGCTTGCCATGGCAGAGCCCCATGGACCGGATCAAGAGCTGGAGGAGGGCTGTAGCTCAACGACGCCCAATTGAAGCAAAATTTCCTTCCTCCAAGAAACCAGGCAGCGGTGGGTCAGAGCGGCATCTTCAATTCAACAGCCCGAGAAATCGACCAGAACCGGTCGCAAGGGACCCCCATGGCCTCCAAATTCTTTCCTTGGACTTGTAACAAGAGCCGCCAATACCAGAAAAGCAAGGAACCTCCTTGACGCGAAGATCTCGGCCGAAAATTTGGAACTCCCAAGAAGAGAGAAACCAGGCCAAAATCCTTCCCTTGCAGTGGCCACGCACAGAGCGCAAGCGCAGCGAAATGCCAGGGGAAGAGGATATGGGGAAGGATGGATCAGGCTCTCTATCGCGGACAGCGCAAGAACTGCTCTCTGTCGCGGACAGCGCAAGAACTTATTCCTTGATTCCCGAAGTGACCAAACAATTGGAAAAGCTGGAGGCTTTGAGCGAAAGGCTCGGATCAGAGCGGAACCGGGGCGGCACAAAAAGAAAGAGCCTTCTACCTGTCGCTAGGTAGCGTGCCCTGCGTAGCTCGAACAAGtaatattttatactaaaaatacatgATATTACGATAAGAGAGTAATattgtaaaaattaaatatcaacgttaaagtaatatttaatctaaaaagcaaagtttatgaatttaacatagtCATGGAATACGCGGCGTCGTGGACTCGCcgactctactttatagacattttcgtgatgtggctaagataatattttatattggcagaaagaaatctccgatatctatttctttcgtgcTCACAAACTTATGACCTTGGTGCAACAATGGAAAATATAAAGGAGCTATCCTCGTAAATGCGCGGAACCAACACCACTATGATCGTGCCATCCCACGACCACTGGTATGGTGTTGTTTAGCACTATTGTTTACTATTATCGCTAACTTAGCTTCGTTGGTTTTATTCAAGTAATTTATGTTTGTAATTATGCAGGTGCTAATTCGGTTGATCCCACATTGGCACATGAGAAAAGTGGGAAAAATCGACAAAACTCATGGTTTTGAGAACATACACGCGTAATAGTTATGAATGGTTACAAAATGAAACATTATGAACAAAACACTCAAAGTGTCATTTTTAT belongs to Miscanthus floridulus cultivar M001 chromosome 4, ASM1932011v1, whole genome shotgun sequence and includes:
- the LOC136550480 gene encoding calcium/calmodulin-dependent serine/threonine-protein kinase 1-like, encoding MGLCHGKPTQIPEAEAEEDPHVASGAGDGGDGATSPSAAAPVAKPGTPKQPKFPFYLPSPLPPSSYKGSPANSSVASTPARGGFKRPFPPPSPAKHIRALLARRHGSVKPNEASIPEGGEPELGLDKSFGFSKHFFAKYDLGEEVGRGHFGYTCSAKAKKGEHKGQDVAVKVIPKAKMTTAIAIEDVRREVRILSSLTGHSNLVQFYDAFEDEDNVYIVMELCKGGELLDKILARGGKYSEEDAKVVMVQILSVVSFCHLQGVVHRDLKPENFLFSSKEENSPLKVIDFGLSDFVKPDERLNDIVGSAYYVAPEVLHRSYGTEADMWSIGVIAYILLCGSRPFWARTESGIFRAVLKAEPSFDEAPWPTLTAEAKDFVKRLLNKDYRKRMTAAQALSHPWIRNAQQVKVPLDMIIYKIMRAYISSSSLRKSALRALAKTLTTNQLFYVREQFELLGPNKNGYISLQNLKSALVKNSTDAMKDSRVVDFVNTVCTLQYRKLDFEEFAASAISVYQMEALETWEQHARRAYELFDKEGNRPIVIEELASELGLGPSVPLHVVLQDWIRHADGKLSFLGFIKLLHGVSSRSIPKA